In Actinoplanes derwentensis, the following proteins share a genomic window:
- a CDS encoding MerR family transcriptional regulator — MTGRHMQIGEAAERVGLSIRTIRHYEEAGLIVPSARSDGGFRLYTDPDLDRLRVVKRMKPLGFTLDEMRDLLHILDELTAGTGDRGALIQRLAGYHEAAETRVQALRDQLAHAEGFAQQMREHLDQHSR, encoded by the coding sequence ATGACCGGACGGCACATGCAGATCGGGGAAGCAGCGGAACGGGTCGGGCTCAGCATCCGCACCATCCGCCACTACGAGGAAGCCGGGCTGATCGTGCCGTCCGCCCGCAGCGACGGCGGCTTCCGGCTCTACACCGACCCCGATCTGGACCGCCTGCGCGTGGTGAAACGCATGAAACCACTCGGCTTCACCCTCGACGAGATGCGCGACCTGCTGCACATCCTGGACGAACTCACCGCCGGCACCGGCGACCGGGGCGCCCTGATCCAACGCCTCGCCGGTTACCACGAAGCCGCCGAAACCCGGGTCCAGGCATTACGCGACCAGCTGGCGCACGCCGAGGGCTTCGCCCAGCAGATGCGCGAACACCTGGACCAGCACAGCCGTTAG
- a CDS encoding nitroreductase family protein, which translates to MASPIVSRARAQAFYRAVVTAGRAPSAHNTQPWRWRASGPVLDLLAGPAGHLAMIGCGAALHHARLSLAAQGWRATVERRSRSARSGPLARLRLEGRAPASPGTARLARAVRQRHTDPRPVTGRAITAEEMRNLVRAFHSHDVGLHVLRPHQVLDLAVAVAGEGAADPAEQQWHEQLALWTGGDRIVGAADRGRLPVRCGSRDRAATFAVLHGRGDHDMDWLYAGEALSAGWLAATQQGVSVLPFSAPIERADAREMLRRAVPEAAQPYVMIRLGRHATQAVAGPTSRLGVRQIIDRGTRRQTV; encoded by the coding sequence ATGGCATCACCGATCGTTTCCCGCGCCCGCGCGCAGGCCTTCTACCGTGCCGTGGTCACGGCGGGCCGGGCACCCTCGGCGCACAACACCCAACCGTGGCGGTGGCGCGCCTCCGGCCCGGTGCTGGACCTGCTCGCCGGCCCGGCCGGGCACCTCGCGATGATCGGCTGCGGCGCGGCCCTGCACCACGCCCGGCTGAGTCTGGCCGCGCAGGGCTGGCGGGCGACCGTCGAGCGCCGCTCCCGTTCGGCCCGCTCCGGCCCGCTGGCCCGGTTGCGCCTGGAGGGCCGGGCCCCGGCCAGTCCCGGCACCGCCCGGCTGGCCCGTGCCGTCCGTCAGCGGCACACCGACCCGCGGCCGGTCACCGGCCGGGCGATCACCGCCGAGGAGATGCGCAACCTGGTCCGGGCGTTCCACTCGCACGATGTCGGGTTGCACGTGCTGCGTCCGCATCAGGTTCTCGACCTGGCGGTGGCGGTGGCCGGCGAGGGTGCCGCCGACCCGGCTGAGCAGCAGTGGCACGAGCAGCTGGCGCTGTGGACCGGCGGTGACCGGATCGTCGGCGCCGCCGACCGTGGCCGGCTGCCCGTGCGGTGCGGCTCGCGGGACCGGGCGGCGACGTTCGCTGTCCTGCACGGGCGCGGCGATCACGACATGGACTGGTTGTACGCGGGGGAGGCGCTGTCGGCGGGCTGGCTGGCGGCTACTCAGCAGGGGGTGTCGGTGCTGCCGTTCTCGGCGCCGATCGAGCGGGCGGACGCGCGGGAGATGCTGCGGCGGGCGGTGCCCGAGGCGGCCCAGCCGTACGTGATGATCCGCCTGGGCCGCCACGCCACCCAGGCTGTCGCGGGCCCCACCTCGCGGCTGGGTGTCCGGCAGATCATCGACCGGGGTACACGCCGGCAAACGGTGTGA
- a CDS encoding ATP-binding protein — MLFVDETVLGDPARLAAVDRARRLLPVQPLPLNALVRMAARLLHAPLATMALAGRDGEHLVSAHGAGEAGAEGACGHVVSLNRPVRSGFLGVPIRDDGGQPVGALAVFDSAERVWTDGEEAALTEIAELLRATGEAEARDRSLLSVLLENLSASVIACDDTGRVIALNRSAREAHGLSATGPMPPDYESTADGVLRDSAMRPLAGDHTPLIRALHGEHLDAVDVLTTTPGDQIRTFATTARPLTARDGRLLGALAVADELTEIRRAERFRICHLAVDKALRTAQTESGAALGVLTAVGTTLGWPCAELFLIDESTGLLRSAAHWDVSGHDTDGFFGNPPSRGMGVTGRVWESGRPLWVADVAIDDDLIKPRELAEVRVWRRRGIRTVLAVPVHDGDTMLGVLICCADSREDHEQLLTVLLEGVAAQFGVYVASRRTAQVTRQLARAQDDLIALVGHEMRTPLTSIAANVTMLVEDSGDLGEDVRQMLRSVARNTTALQRIVDKLLDLAGLDSGYLLLDLEKVDLAVLLAGTVSATRHLAADTGVVLRTALPAHLVLDGDTVRLRQVVDDLLSNAVKYSPLGGEVRIALTTDDTMAELRITDTGIGTSADERGRVFDRFFRGSNVRHQGTVGSGLGLSLASTIVRMHGGAIQLAANQPTGTVVTVRLPLPVA, encoded by the coding sequence ATGCTGTTCGTCGACGAGACAGTGCTGGGCGATCCCGCGCGCCTGGCGGCGGTGGACCGGGCGCGACGGTTGTTACCCGTACAGCCGCTGCCGTTGAACGCGCTGGTCCGGATGGCCGCCCGGCTGTTGCACGCGCCGCTGGCGACGATGGCCCTCGCGGGCCGTGACGGGGAGCACCTGGTGAGCGCGCACGGAGCCGGGGAGGCGGGCGCCGAGGGGGCGTGCGGGCACGTGGTCAGCCTGAACCGCCCGGTGCGCAGCGGTTTCCTGGGGGTGCCGATCCGTGACGACGGCGGCCAGCCGGTCGGGGCCCTCGCCGTCTTCGACTCCGCGGAGCGGGTGTGGACCGACGGTGAGGAGGCGGCGCTGACCGAGATCGCCGAGCTGCTGCGGGCCACCGGCGAGGCGGAGGCACGGGACCGTAGCCTGCTGTCGGTGCTGCTGGAGAACCTGTCGGCGTCGGTCATCGCCTGTGACGACACCGGCCGGGTGATCGCGTTGAACCGGTCGGCGCGGGAGGCGCACGGGCTGTCCGCGACCGGGCCGATGCCGCCGGACTACGAGTCGACCGCCGACGGGGTGCTGCGCGACTCCGCGATGCGGCCGCTGGCCGGGGATCACACTCCGTTGATCCGCGCGCTGCACGGGGAACACCTCGACGCGGTGGACGTGCTGACCACCACGCCCGGCGACCAGATCCGCACCTTCGCGACCACGGCCCGGCCGCTGACCGCCCGGGACGGGCGGTTGCTGGGCGCGCTGGCGGTGGCCGACGAGCTGACCGAGATCCGCCGGGCCGAACGGTTCCGGATCTGTCACCTGGCCGTCGACAAGGCGCTGCGTACCGCGCAGACCGAGTCCGGCGCGGCCCTCGGGGTGCTGACGGCGGTCGGGACCACGCTGGGCTGGCCGTGCGCGGAGCTGTTCCTGATCGACGAGTCCACCGGTCTGCTGCGGTCGGCCGCGCACTGGGACGTCTCCGGTCACGACACCGACGGCTTCTTCGGCAACCCGCCGAGCCGGGGGATGGGCGTGACCGGTCGGGTCTGGGAGTCCGGTCGCCCACTCTGGGTGGCCGACGTGGCCATCGACGACGACCTGATCAAACCCCGGGAGCTTGCTGAGGTACGTGTCTGGCGGCGCCGTGGCATCCGGACGGTGCTGGCGGTCCCGGTGCACGACGGCGACACGATGCTGGGTGTCCTGATCTGCTGCGCCGACTCCCGGGAGGACCACGAGCAGCTGCTCACCGTGCTGCTGGAGGGGGTGGCCGCCCAGTTCGGCGTGTATGTCGCGTCGCGCCGCACCGCGCAGGTGACCCGGCAGCTGGCTCGCGCCCAGGACGACCTGATCGCTCTGGTCGGCCACGAGATGCGTACCCCACTGACCTCGATCGCCGCGAATGTGACGATGCTCGTCGAGGACTCCGGCGATCTCGGCGAGGACGTCCGCCAGATGCTGCGTTCTGTGGCCCGCAACACCACCGCGCTCCAGCGGATCGTGGACAAGCTGCTCGACCTGGCCGGCCTGGACTCCGGCTACCTGCTGCTGGATCTGGAGAAGGTCGACCTGGCCGTGCTGCTGGCCGGCACGGTGTCCGCTACCCGGCACCTGGCCGCCGACACCGGTGTGGTGCTGCGGACCGCGCTGCCGGCGCATCTGGTCCTGGACGGGGACACCGTCCGGTTGCGGCAGGTCGTCGACGATCTGCTGTCCAACGCGGTCAAGTACAGCCCGCTCGGGGGTGAGGTCCGCATCGCACTCACGACCGACGACACGATGGCCGAACTCCGGATCACCGACACCGGTATCGGTACCTCGGCGGACGAGCGCGGGCGGGTCTTCGACCGGTTCTTCCGGGGCAGCAACGTCCGGCATCAGGGCACCGTCGGCAGCGGGCTCGGGCTCAGCCTGGCCAGCACGATCGTGCGGATGCACGGCGGAGCCATCCAGCTGGCCGCCAACCAGCCGACCGGCACCGTGGTCACCGTGCGGCTGCCGCTGCCCGTGGCGTGA
- a CDS encoding GntR family transcriptional regulator, producing MSFPPPVTLDRASPVPLYFQVAEQFERAIVDGALRPGDRLENEIALAQQLGLSRPTIRQAIQLLVDKGMLVRKRGVGTQVVHGQVRRTLELTSLFDDLNSAGQGPRTRILRQDRIPADAALSHALRTTPDDEIWDLERLRLIGDEPLAILRNYLRCDMVDLAPFDLENEGLYSSLRRANVSMSVAQQRIGSRRATPAEAALLAEEPGAPLLTMERTAYDNEGRVVEFGRHVYRPDFYAFEMTLIQK from the coding sequence GTGAGCTTCCCCCCTCCCGTCACCCTCGACCGGGCCAGCCCCGTGCCGCTGTATTTCCAGGTCGCCGAGCAGTTCGAGCGGGCGATCGTGGACGGCGCGCTGCGCCCCGGCGACCGGCTGGAGAACGAGATCGCCCTCGCCCAGCAGCTCGGCCTCTCCCGCCCCACCATCCGCCAGGCGATCCAGCTGCTGGTCGACAAGGGCATGCTGGTCCGCAAACGCGGCGTCGGAACCCAGGTGGTGCACGGCCAGGTCCGGCGCACCCTCGAACTGACCAGCCTCTTCGACGACCTCAACAGCGCCGGCCAGGGTCCCCGCACCCGGATCCTGCGGCAGGACCGGATCCCCGCCGACGCCGCGCTCTCGCACGCGCTGCGGACCACCCCCGACGACGAGATCTGGGACCTGGAACGGCTGCGCCTGATCGGCGACGAGCCCCTGGCGATCCTGCGCAACTACCTGCGGTGCGACATGGTCGACCTGGCACCGTTCGACCTGGAGAACGAGGGTCTCTACTCCTCGCTGCGCCGGGCCAACGTCTCCATGTCGGTGGCCCAGCAGCGCATCGGCTCCCGCCGCGCCACCCCCGCCGAGGCGGCGCTGCTCGCCGAGGAACCAGGCGCGCCCCTGCTGACCATGGAGCGCACCGCGTACGACAACGAGGGCCGCGTGGTGGAGTTCGGCCGGCACGTCTACCGCCCGGACTTCTACGCGTTCGAGATGACCCTGATCCAGAAGTAG